The Novosphingobium kaempferiae genome includes a window with the following:
- a CDS encoding type VI secretion system-associated FHA domain protein, with product MSVILAVRNAPGQPADVPSPLRLDSGEIIVGRGVGSHLLLAGRAVSRRHCTISGEGENWRVVDSSSGGTFVNGQRIAGPQFLRQGDVIRVGDFEIAVMLDRAGQGASSATPPVAQDGWGRPAAATQVPQNWSVASPQPGGGQDIVALMLQAAGLPRGQVGASDQQVAAVAGAVLRAALGGLVRLAQDRRKAREELGVASSPEAGVEVSGSPEELLLRMLSGPASDAAGQVDALCAQIDTHQRAVLGAMQASLYHALDQFSPTAIKTGARGDSEAWKVYERAFAAKEDGFVEVFAQALSKRYAEAAK from the coding sequence ATGTCCGTTATTCTTGCCGTGCGCAATGCCCCGGGGCAACCGGCGGACGTACCGTCGCCGTTGAGACTGGACAGCGGAGAGATCATCGTCGGCCGGGGTGTGGGGTCGCACCTGCTGCTGGCGGGGCGGGCGGTGTCGCGCCGTCATTGCACGATCAGTGGCGAAGGCGAAAACTGGCGCGTGGTCGATTCGAGCAGCGGCGGCACATTCGTGAATGGGCAGCGCATCGCCGGGCCGCAATTCCTGCGCCAAGGCGACGTGATTCGGGTTGGTGATTTCGAGATCGCGGTCATGCTCGACCGGGCGGGGCAGGGCGCTTCATCGGCCACCCCTCCCGTCGCGCAGGATGGCTGGGGGCGTCCGGCCGCTGCTACCCAGGTGCCGCAGAACTGGTCCGTCGCATCGCCGCAGCCGGGCGGAGGGCAGGACATCGTAGCCCTGATGTTGCAGGCGGCGGGCCTGCCGCGCGGGCAGGTTGGAGCGTCGGACCAGCAGGTGGCGGCGGTCGCGGGCGCGGTACTGCGTGCGGCGCTGGGCGGTCTCGTCCGGCTGGCGCAGGATCGGCGCAAGGCGCGTGAGGAACTGGGCGTGGCCTCATCCCCGGAAGCAGGCGTCGAAGTGTCGGGATCGCCGGAAGAACTGCTCCTGCGGATGCTGTCCGGGCCGGCGAGCGACGCAGCGGGCCAGGTCGATGCCCTGTGCGCGCAGATCGACACGCACCAGCGCGCGGTGCTCGGCGCGATGCAGGCGAGCCTGTACCATGCGCTCGATCAGTTCTCGCCAACCGCGATCAAGACGGGCGCGCGTGGCGATTCCGAGGCCTGGAAGGTCTACGAGCGCGCCTTCGCGGCAAAGGAGGACGGCTTCGTGGAAGTCTTCGCGCAGGCGCTCTCGAAGCGGTACGCCGAGGCCGCGAAGTAA
- a CDS encoding class I SAM-dependent methyltransferase, translated as MESSRTAYDDVQYPSALYRTTHPEHLAAIARLHGLDAADPRNARVLEIAGGDGLNVLAMAAALPDARFVNIDLAPSAVARGQALAQASGLSNTRIEVADVVAAADTFAGQFDYVIAHGLYAWVPPAVQRATLRLIDRVLAPDGIAYISYNAMPGGYLRIALRDMLLHELGESTDDAERTRRAIAILEDFGRARDGDTTEQAAMRHMARRTAAKNSHFLFHDELGPVYDPKSLSQIAVEASAHNLAYLTESQPGGVFHGMPGEPLDDAAVVHRAQIADYRDLCFFHQSLFIRPGRLPLRVPNWRVFEALLAGVPNGLERTGATQFKVFSSEFEVGDALLAEFLDHLIRQAPARLSLACFAQSPVHGEAILRLVDRGIIELHSLPFPGTLSPGERPRANPLLRTLVAQGETKLFTLDHRSIAIDEEAPRLFLSLLDGSRDRDALARDWAETGGADQTDVATALRQFARAGMLSE; from the coding sequence TTGGAAAGCAGCCGTACCGCCTACGACGACGTGCAGTATCCATCGGCCCTCTACCGCACGACGCATCCGGAGCACCTTGCCGCCATCGCACGGCTTCACGGGCTCGACGCAGCCGACCCGCGGAACGCGCGCGTGCTGGAGATCGCGGGCGGCGACGGGCTGAACGTTCTGGCCATGGCCGCCGCCCTGCCCGACGCGCGGTTCGTGAACATAGACCTCGCCCCGAGCGCCGTCGCGCGCGGGCAGGCTCTCGCGCAGGCATCCGGCCTGTCCAACACGCGGATCGAGGTGGCGGACGTGGTCGCCGCAGCCGATACGTTCGCGGGCCAGTTCGACTACGTGATCGCCCATGGCCTCTATGCATGGGTGCCTCCGGCCGTGCAGCGGGCCACGCTGCGGTTGATCGACCGGGTGCTGGCCCCCGACGGCATCGCCTATATCAGCTACAACGCGATGCCCGGCGGCTACCTGCGCATAGCCTTGCGCGACATGCTGCTGCATGAGTTGGGCGAGAGCACCGACGACGCGGAGCGCACGCGCAGAGCCATTGCCATTCTCGAAGATTTCGGGCGCGCGCGTGACGGGGACACGACAGAGCAGGCTGCCATGCGCCACATGGCGCGCCGCACCGCAGCCAAGAACTCGCACTTCCTGTTCCACGACGAACTCGGCCCGGTCTACGATCCCAAATCGCTGAGCCAGATCGCTGTCGAGGCATCTGCACACAACCTCGCCTATCTGACCGAATCGCAGCCCGGCGGGGTATTCCACGGCATGCCGGGCGAGCCGCTCGACGATGCGGCCGTGGTCCATCGCGCCCAGATCGCCGATTATCGAGACTTGTGCTTCTTCCACCAGTCGCTGTTCATCAGGCCCGGTCGACTGCCCTTGCGTGTCCCGAACTGGCGCGTGTTCGAAGCCCTGCTTGCCGGTGTTCCGAACGGCCTCGAACGCACAGGGGCCACGCAGTTCAAGGTGTTTTCAAGCGAGTTCGAAGTCGGCGACGCTCTGCTGGCGGAGTTTCTCGACCATCTGATCCGGCAGGCACCCGCACGGCTGTCGCTTGCCTGCTTCGCGCAGTCACCAGTGCATGGGGAGGCGATCCTGCGACTGGTCGACCGGGGCATCATCGAACTGCATTCGCTGCCCTTTCCCGGTACTCTCTCACCCGGCGAGCGCCCCCGCGCCAATCCCCTGTTGCGCACGCTGGTCGCCCAGGGTGAGACCAAGCTGTTCACGCTCGATCACCGCTCGATCGCCATCGACGAGGAGGCGCCGCGGCTGTTCCTGTCGCTGCTGGACGGCAGTCGTGACCGCGACGCGCTTGCCCGCGACTGGGCCGAAACAGGCGGCGCGGATCAGACCGATGTCGCGACGGCGCTGCGGCAATTCGCGCGCGCGGGAATGCTCTCCGAATAG
- a CDS encoding glutathione S-transferase family protein: MNPTITAFALSPDEGQGQARDMRVRWAFEEVDQPYDVRLVSFAEMKDPAHLALHPFGQIPTYEEDDLALFESGAIVFHIAERHPGLLPTDADARARAVGWMFAALNTIEPTILEAEAAEYLEGDKPWYVQRVPLIEARIRTRLGELSARLGDAEWLDGNFSAADLLMVTVLRRLEGSEILREHANLTAYVERATRRPAYQRAFATQLAVFEAASRAV; encoded by the coding sequence ATGAACCCCACGATCACCGCTTTCGCCCTGTCCCCCGACGAAGGTCAGGGTCAAGCTCGCGACATGCGTGTGCGCTGGGCGTTCGAGGAAGTCGATCAGCCTTACGACGTGCGGCTGGTCTCGTTCGCCGAAATGAAGGACCCCGCCCATCTGGCGCTTCACCCCTTCGGCCAGATACCTACTTACGAGGAAGACGATCTGGCACTGTTCGAGTCCGGCGCGATCGTGTTCCATATAGCCGAGCGCCATCCCGGCCTGCTGCCCACGGATGCGGATGCCCGGGCACGAGCGGTCGGCTGGATGTTCGCGGCGCTCAACACCATCGAGCCGACGATACTCGAAGCCGAGGCGGCCGAGTATCTGGAAGGCGACAAGCCGTGGTACGTACAGCGCGTGCCCCTGATCGAAGCTCGAATCCGCACGCGGCTCGGTGAACTGTCGGCCCGGTTGGGGGACGCCGAATGGCTCGACGGAAATTTCAGCGCCGCGGACCTGCTGATGGTCACGGTGCTGCGTAGGCTCGAAGGCTCGGAAATCCTGCGGGAACACGCCAATTTGACCGCCTATGTCGAACGCGCGACGCGGCGGCCCGCTTATCAGCGTGCTTTCGCGACGCAGCTTGCGGTCTTCGAAGCAGCTTCGCGAGCGGTTTAG
- a CDS encoding PilZ domain-containing protein, which translates to MADDSQDNAPERASRGRRRSSRLRVRLPARIVTRTETRHVILSDVSSGGARIIAGRDLSPGLEAVLEWGRFEAFGEVVWCDGERSGMRFLDPLDERILIATRDLDDAARLPRDSDLVRRVAQGWAEGSARL; encoded by the coding sequence ATGGCTGACGATTCGCAGGATAATGCGCCCGAAAGAGCCTCGCGCGGAAGGCGCAGGAGCAGCCGCCTGCGCGTGCGATTGCCTGCGAGAATCGTGACGCGAACCGAAACCCGGCATGTGATCCTGTCCGACGTCTCCTCCGGAGGAGCGCGCATTATCGCCGGGCGTGACCTGTCGCCGGGGCTGGAAGCGGTGCTGGAATGGGGTCGCTTCGAGGCATTCGGCGAAGTCGTGTGGTGCGACGGTGAGCGCAGCGGGATGCGCTTTCTCGATCCGCTCGACGAACGCATCCTCATCGCCACACGCGATCTTGACGATGCGGCCCGCCTGCCGCGCGACAGCGATCTGGTTCGCCGCGTTGCGCAAGGGTGGGCGGAAGGGTCGGCACGGCTCTAG